One genomic region from Nocardioides plantarum encodes:
- a CDS encoding zinc-ribbon domain-containing protein, which produces MLLIWGFKSYVTLLASGNLVCARCGNPAAHRLHQLRKKFTFFWIPLFATSTRFFLDCTFCGQQTKLTKEEADQCAERLNAAHPAPQQQPLPSYEQQPLPSYEQQPPQA; this is translated from the coding sequence ATGCTTCTCATCTGGGGCTTCAAGTCCTACGTCACCCTCCTCGCCTCCGGCAACCTGGTCTGCGCTCGCTGCGGCAACCCGGCGGCCCACCGGCTGCACCAGCTGCGGAAGAAGTTCACGTTCTTCTGGATCCCGCTGTTCGCGACCTCCACCAGGTTCTTCCTCGACTGCACGTTCTGCGGCCAGCAGACCAAGCTGACCAAGGAGGAGGCCGACCAGTGCGCCGAGCGTCTCAACGCCGCGCACCCGGCACCCCAGCAGCAGCCGCTGCCGTCGTACGAGCAGCAGCCGCTGCCGTCGTACGAGCAGCAGCCGCCCCAGGCCTGA